A genome region from Desulfonatronovibrio magnus includes the following:
- a CDS encoding beta-ketoacyl-ACP synthase III, producing MINNCYLSGFSFHVPQQVMTNKDFEKLVDTTDEWITSRTGIHRRHIAANQSCSDLALQASLQALERSGINPRDLTHILLTTFTPDAYVPNAACILMEKLGVRGIPAMDVNAACTGFIYGIELARAICALHPDSMILLTASEVVTSRINLTDRSTAVLFGDGSGACVIAAKPFSNIPSSCYVTDVLLEADGSLGSLLTVNGGGSAHAMKLGQKVDHNFFVQMEGREVFKHAVRSMREISRKILHKNNLTIDDIDLFIPHQANMRIIESLSKKMQIHPDNIFINVQDYGNTSAASIPIALADAWEKGRISKGDLVMLVAFGGGFTWGAVLVQF from the coding sequence ATGATTAATAACTGCTATCTTTCAGGATTCAGCTTCCATGTGCCGCAACAGGTCATGACCAACAAGGATTTTGAAAAACTTGTTGACACCACAGATGAATGGATAACCTCGCGTACAGGTATCCACCGCAGGCATATTGCTGCAAACCAGTCCTGTTCCGACCTTGCCCTGCAAGCGTCTTTACAAGCCCTTGAACGCTCCGGTATCAACCCCCGGGATCTTACCCATATTCTTCTGACCACTTTTACCCCTGATGCTTATGTTCCCAATGCTGCATGCATATTAATGGAAAAACTTGGAGTCAGAGGTATTCCAGCCATGGATGTAAATGCTGCATGCACAGGGTTTATATACGGTATAGAATTGGCCAGAGCTATCTGCGCTCTTCATCCGGACTCCATGATTCTTCTAACAGCGTCTGAAGTGGTCACTTCCAGAATCAACCTTACTGACAGATCCACAGCAGTGCTGTTTGGTGATGGATCAGGTGCATGTGTCATTGCAGCCAAACCCTTCAGCAATATACCATCGTCCTGCTATGTGACAGATGTGCTTTTAGAGGCCGACGGTTCGCTGGGTTCTCTGCTTACCGTCAATGGTGGAGGCTCAGCACATGCCATGAAGCTTGGTCAGAAAGTTGACCATAATTTTTTTGTTCAAATGGAAGGCAGGGAAGTTTTTAAGCATGCAGTCAGATCGATGCGTGAAATTTCCCGGAAAATTTTACACAAAAATAACCTTACCATTGACGACATTGATCTTTTCATCCCCCATCAAGCCAATATGAGAATTATTGAGTCTTTATCAAAAAAAATGCAAATTCATCCAGACAATATTTTTATTAATGTACAGGATTACGGTAATACATCTGCCGCGTCCATTCCCATTGCTCTTGCAGATGCCTGGGAAAAAGGCAGAATCAGCAAGGGAGATCTGGTGATGCTGGTGGCATTCGGTGGAGGCTTTACATGGGGAGCAGTACTTGTTCAGTTTTAG
- the fabG gene encoding 3-oxoacyl-[acyl-carrier-protein] reductase, which translates to MSKDTKTALITGGSRGIGRACAVRLAKSGFQVYVTYVSKPDPAEETCAIIQEAGGVARAFALDIGDHEAIVDFFRTRIKDQVFLSVLVNNAGMTSDGLLVRMSYEQWERVLRVNLSGSFFCLQQAAKIMMRQKSGKIINISSVTAQSGNPGQANYTSAKAGLIGLTRTAARELAPRNITVNAVTPGFIETDMTAGLNDDIKEKYQSTIPLKRFGTAEDIAESVAFLASPGADYITGQVLGVNGGMYM; encoded by the coding sequence ATGTCAAAAGATACCAAAACTGCTTTAATTACAGGAGGTTCCAGAGGAATTGGCAGAGCTTGCGCCGTGAGACTGGCCAAATCCGGGTTTCAGGTGTATGTTACTTATGTCAGCAAGCCGGATCCAGCTGAAGAAACTTGCGCAATAATCCAGGAAGCTGGCGGAGTTGCCAGGGCCTTTGCCTTAGATATTGGTGATCATGAAGCAATAGTTGATTTTTTTCGCACCAGAATTAAAGATCAGGTTTTTTTAAGCGTTCTGGTCAACAACGCCGGCATGACCAGTGACGGTCTGCTGGTGAGAATGAGTTATGAACAGTGGGAAAGAGTACTGAGGGTGAATCTGAGCGGCTCTTTTTTCTGCCTGCAGCAGGCTGCCAAAATCATGATGCGCCAGAAATCAGGAAAAATCATAAATATCTCATCTGTAACAGCACAGTCGGGAAACCCAGGCCAGGCCAACTACACATCAGCCAAAGCGGGTTTGATTGGGTTGACCAGGACTGCAGCAAGAGAGCTTGCACCTCGAAATATTACTGTTAATGCTGTCACTCCTGGCTTTATTGAAACCGACATGACTGCTGGTCTAAATGACGACATAAAAGAAAAGTACCAGAGCACCATTCCACTCAAAAGGTTTGGAACTGCCGAAGATATTGCTGAAAGTGTTGCCTTTCTGGCATCTCCTGGCGCAGACTATATCACAGGTCAGGTACTGGGAGTTAACGGCGGCATGTACATGTAA
- the acpP gene encoding acyl carrier protein has protein sequence MSVDEKVKEIVVEQLGIAQEEVKPDSKFVEDLGADSLDLTELIMAMEEEFDIEIDDEKAQEILTVQAAIDYVKANQ, from the coding sequence ATGTCCGTAGATGAAAAAGTGAAAGAGATTGTAGTGGAACAGCTCGGCATAGCACAAGAAGAAGTAAAGCCTGATTCAAAGTTTGTTGAGGATCTTGGAGCTGATTCTCTGGATCTAACAGAACTTATTATGGCCATGGAAGAAGAATTTGATATCGAGATTGACGATGAAAAGGCTCAGGAGATACTCACTGTACAGGCAGCTATTGATTATGTTAAGGCTAATCAATAG
- the fabF gene encoding beta-ketoacyl-ACP synthase II encodes MKSTRVVVTGLSAITPIGNDLQSSWEALLSGKSGVAELTRFDSSNFATRIAAEVKNFDPTSFMTAKEAKRMDRFCQLAVASAKMLMEDAGLPSEKLDMTDCGALIGCGLGGLETIEEFHTKLLKSGPRRISPFYIPLLIANMAAGQISIATGAKGPNLATTSACASGMHGIGYAFSDIKLGRVNAMITGGVESTITPMAVSGFNAMKALSTSNEHPEKASRPFDLHRNGFVIGEGSGLLFIEDLESALNRNARIYAEVVGFGASADAYHMTAPDESGEGMALAMRQALKEADVAPEQVEHINTHGTSTKLNDASETKAIKEVFGKHAFDMLLTANKSMIGHSLGAAGGIESVFSVLSLFHSKVPGTINLDTPDPECDLDYCSQGSVSRNIRYALCNSFGFGGTNGTVLFKKFEE; translated from the coding sequence ATGAAATCAACAAGAGTAGTTGTAACCGGACTCTCAGCCATCACCCCTATCGGCAATGATTTGCAGTCAAGCTGGGAAGCGCTTTTATCCGGCAAAAGCGGAGTTGCTGAACTGACACGTTTTGACAGCTCTAACTTTGCTACAAGGATAGCTGCTGAAGTCAAAAATTTTGATCCCACCTCCTTTATGACTGCCAAGGAAGCAAAACGTATGGACAGATTCTGTCAATTGGCCGTAGCTTCCGCTAAAATGCTCATGGAGGATGCAGGACTACCTTCTGAAAAACTGGATATGACTGATTGCGGTGCATTGATCGGTTGTGGCCTGGGCGGCTTGGAGACTATTGAAGAATTTCATACTAAGCTTTTAAAGTCTGGACCAAGAAGAATTTCACCATTTTATATCCCTTTACTCATCGCCAATATGGCAGCAGGTCAAATTTCCATAGCTACTGGAGCAAAAGGTCCCAATCTGGCAACTACTTCTGCCTGTGCTTCAGGCATGCATGGAATTGGATATGCTTTTTCAGATATAAAGCTTGGCCGGGTCAACGCCATGATCACAGGTGGTGTTGAATCTACCATAACTCCCATGGCTGTTTCAGGCTTTAACGCCATGAAAGCCCTATCCACAAGCAATGAGCATCCTGAAAAAGCCAGCCGCCCTTTTGACCTGCATCGCAACGGTTTTGTTATTGGTGAAGGCAGTGGGCTGCTTTTTATTGAGGATTTGGAGAGTGCATTAAACCGCAATGCCAGGATTTATGCAGAGGTTGTAGGTTTTGGTGCTTCAGCGGATGCCTATCACATGACCGCGCCAGACGAATCAGGAGAAGGAATGGCTCTGGCCATGCGTCAGGCTCTCAAGGAAGCTGACGTCGCCCCTGAACAGGTTGAACATATCAATACCCATGGCACATCCACCAAGCTCAATGACGCATCTGAGACAAAAGCCATTAAAGAAGTGTTCGGCAAACATGCCTTTGACATGCTCCTTACGGCCAACAAATCCATGATCGGCCACAGTCTTGGTGCTGCCGGGGGCATTGAGAGCGTTTTCAGTGTTCTGAGTCTTTTTCACTCCAAAGTGCCGGGAACCATCAACCTTGATACTCCAGACCCTGAATGTGATCTTGATTATTGCTCACAAGGAAGCGTATCACGCAACATCAGATACGCTCTTTGCAACTCTTTTGGCTTTGGAGGCACCAACGGTACAGTTCTATTTAAAAAGTTTGAGGAGTAG
- the glyA gene encoding serine hydroxymethyltransferase gives MQELMNQDPQVAKSIELENQRQHSKLELIASENFTSIAVRQAMGSVLTHKYAEGYPGKRYYGGCEYVDLAEDLARDRARQLFSAQYANVQPHSGSQANMAVYFGALKPGDTVLGMDLSHGGHLTHGSPVNFSGKLFNNVFYGVDKETGHIDYEQLEAIAVQHKPALIIAGASAYPRIIDFKRFRDIADKVEARLMVDMAHIAGLIAAGLHPSPIEHAHFTTTTTHKTLRGPRGGMILSSEEFGKTLNSQIFPGIQGGPLMHVIAAKAVAFGEALKPEFTQYQQIVIDNARKMAQLLTDAGFNLVSGGTDNHLILVDLINKNVTGKDAEIALDKAGITVNKNTVPFETRSPFVTSGIRLGTPALTTRGMKPEHMEKIVVWIIDVLENYENEQRLKEISKEVEKFALEFPLFAW, from the coding sequence ATACAGGAATTAATGAATCAGGATCCGCAGGTTGCCAAATCCATTGAACTGGAGAATCAAAGGCAGCATTCCAAACTGGAACTTATTGCTTCAGAAAACTTTACTTCCATAGCTGTCCGCCAGGCCATGGGCAGCGTGCTCACCCATAAATATGCTGAGGGCTATCCAGGTAAAAGATATTATGGAGGCTGTGAATATGTGGATCTTGCTGAAGATCTGGCCAGGGACAGGGCCAGACAACTTTTTAGCGCCCAGTATGCCAATGTTCAGCCTCACTCCGGATCCCAGGCCAATATGGCTGTCTATTTTGGAGCCTTGAAACCTGGAGATACTGTTCTGGGAATGGATTTATCCCATGGAGGGCATTTAACTCATGGCAGCCCGGTCAATTTTTCCGGAAAACTCTTCAATAATGTCTTTTATGGTGTGGACAAAGAAACCGGCCATATCGACTATGAGCAATTAGAAGCAATTGCTGTCCAGCACAAGCCTGCGCTCATTATAGCCGGAGCCAGCGCCTATCCCAGAATCATCGATTTTAAGCGCTTCCGTGATATAGCAGACAAGGTCGAGGCCAGGCTCATGGTGGATATGGCGCATATAGCCGGACTTATTGCTGCTGGACTTCATCCTTCACCAATAGAGCATGCCCACTTTACCACAACCACCACCCACAAGACTCTGCGCGGTCCCAGGGGGGGGATGATCCTCAGTTCAGAGGAATTTGGCAAAACTCTTAACTCGCAGATTTTTCCGGGAATTCAAGGTGGTCCGCTAATGCATGTCATTGCAGCCAAAGCTGTTGCTTTTGGCGAAGCCCTCAAGCCCGAGTTTACCCAATATCAGCAAATAGTCATTGATAATGCGCGAAAAATGGCTCAACTGCTTACAGATGCTGGTTTTAATCTTGTTTCCGGTGGCACAGACAATCATCTGATACTTGTGGATCTGATCAATAAAAATGTCACTGGAAAAGATGCTGAAATTGCTTTGGACAAGGCAGGCATTACAGTTAATAAAAATACTGTCCCTTTTGAAACCAGATCACCTTTTGTTACCTCCGGTATTCGATTAGGCACCCCTGCCCTGACTACAAGAGGCATGAAGCCTGAGCATATGGAAAAGATAGTGGTCTGGATTATTGATGTTCTTGAAAATTACGAAAATGAACAAAGACTTAAGGAAATTAGTAAGGAAGTTGAAAAGTTCGCCCTGGAATTTCCTCTGTTTGCTTGGTAA
- a CDS encoding deoxycytidylate deaminase, with product MKQERLSWDEYYMRITHMVAERSTCLRRKVGAIAVKDKRILATGYNGSPAGLRHCLETGCIREQMNIPSGQRHELCRGLHAEQNIIIQAAVHGIIISGATIYCTTQPCLICTKMLINCQVQNIFFAQGYPDELARDMLEEAGVNFRCLPYEPK from the coding sequence TTGAAACAGGAAAGGCTTTCCTGGGATGAATATTATATGCGTATTACGCATATGGTTGCGGAACGGTCCACTTGTCTGCGCAGAAAGGTTGGAGCCATAGCTGTCAAAGACAAGAGAATACTGGCCACCGGATACAATGGTTCTCCGGCAGGTCTCAGGCATTGCTTAGAAACCGGCTGCATACGTGAGCAGATGAACATCCCTTCAGGGCAAAGACACGAACTTTGCCGGGGTTTGCATGCAGAGCAAAACATCATTATCCAGGCTGCAGTCCACGGAATAATTATTTCTGGTGCCACTATATACTGCACAACTCAGCCATGCCTTATCTGCACTAAAATGCTTATCAACTGTCAGGTGCAAAATATTTTCTTTGCCCAGGGTTACCCTGATGAACTTGCCCGGGACATGCTTGAAGAAGCCGGCGTTAACTTCAGGTGTCTGCCATATGAACCAAAGTGA